Part of the Caballeronia sp. SL2Y3 genome is shown below.
CCGATGCCCGGAATGTGCCGCAAGTCCTCGATCGTATCGGGATCGCTGCGGGCGATTTCGGCAAGCGTCGCGTCGTGGAAGATGACGTACGCCGGCACGCCGTCGGTTTTCGCGGTCTCGGCCCGCCAGGTTCGCAAGCGATCCCACCGCGCTTTCTCGCGCGGCGACATGCCTGCGGTCGGGTCGGCGCGCTCCCCGGTTCGGCCCGACGACTGCCGGTTGCGCACCGGCTTCACGTACTTGCGCAGCGTGACGCGTTCTTCGCCCTTCAACACGGGCTTGCTGGCGTCGGTCAGGACGAGCGCGCCGAATCCGTCATGGTCGACGGCAAGAAAACCGAACGCGACCAGTTGCCTGAAAACCGCGCGCCATTCCGGTTCCGACAGGCTCGCGCCGACGCCGAAGGTGGACAGCTTGTCGTGGCCGCGCTGCAAGACCTTCTCGCTACGCGTGCCCCGCAGAATGTCGATCAGATGCCCCGCGCCGAAGTGAAAACCACTGGCCTTCTGCGCGCGATACACGCACGACAGCGCCATCTGCGCCTCGCGCGTCGCGTCCCACGACGCGGGCGGTTCGAGACACGTATCGCAGTTTCCGCACGGCGTGCTCGTCTCGCCGAAGTACGCAAGAAGGCGCACCCGGCGGCACGTCGCGGCCTCGCATAGGCCGAGGAGCGCGTCGAGCTTGCCGGTCTGCACGCGCTTGTGCGCGTCGTCGGCATCGGATTCGTCGATCATCTTGCGCTGCTGCACGACATCGCCCAGGCCGTACGCCATCCACGCGTTGGCGGGCAGGCCGTCGCGGCCCGCGCGCCCGGTTTCCTGGTAATAGCCTTCAACGCTCTTCGGCAAATCGAGGTGCGCGACAAACCGCACGTCCGGCTTGTCGATGCCCATGCCGAAGGCAATCGTCGCGCACATCACGATGCCTTCCTCGCGCTGGAACATCTCCTGATGCTTCTGGCGCGTCTCGAACTCCATGCCGGCGTGATACGGCAGCGCGCGAACGCCCTGCCCCTTCAGCCAGTCCGCCGTTTCCTCAACCTTGCGACGCGAGAGGCAATAGACCACGCCCGCGTCCGTCGTGCCGTCCTTGTTCGTGTGCTCGGCGCGGATGAAATCGAGCAATTGCGACCGCGCGTTGTCCTTCTCGACGATCCGATAGCGGATGTTCGGCCGGTCGAAGCTCGACACGAAGATGCGCGCGTCGTCGAGCGCAAGGCGGTGCACGATCTCATCGCGCGTGATGGCGTCCGCCGTTGCGGTGAGCGCGATGCGCGGCACGTTCGGGAAACGCTCGTGCAGCACCGAAAGCTGAATGTATTCAGGCCGGAAATCGTGACCCCATTGCGAGACGCAGTGCGCCTCGTCGATGGCGAACAGACCGACCGGCGAGCTTTCGAGCAGCTCGAGGAAGCGCGGCGTCATGAGACGCTCGGGCGCGACATACAGCAGATCGATGCTGCCGTTGCGAAGCGCGCGTTCGGTCGCGGCGGCCTCGGCGCCCGAGAGCGTGGAATTGAGATACGCGGCGCGCACGCCCAATTCCGTGAGCGCGGCAACCTGATCCTGCATCAGCGCAATCAGCGGCGAAACGACGATTCCCGCGCCGAAGCCCGCCTCTTTGCGCACCAGCGACGGAATCTGATAACACAGCGACTTTCCGCCGCCCGTGGGCATCAACACGAGTGAATCGCCGCCGTTCGCGACATGTTCGACGATTTCCGCCTGCTGTCCGCGAAAGGCCGGATAGCCGAATACTTCGTTGAGAATTTGGAGCGGACGGGACATAGGAAAGAAGCGCGGACTGCGGCGTGGAGGATAACGAATTCTATCAACGCAAGCTCGCGCGCCCACGCGTGAAAACGCAACGTTAGCCGTTCGGCCGAGGCGCGGATCGGCAAGAAGGGACGAAAAAAAACCGCCCGGCGAAAACCGGGCGGTTCGAGTTGCTACGAGTAGAAGACGCTTACTCGTTGGTATGCGGCTGCTGCTCCGTTGCCGGAGCTTCCGGCGTACCGAAATCGAATGCCTCTTCGGCAGCGATCTGGTCGAAGCGTTCGCGATCCGCCGACTCCTTGCTCTTGCGCGCCTTGTGGAACGCGAGACCCGTACCGGCCGGAATCAGACGGCCGACGATCACGTTTTCCTTCAGACCGCGCAGATCGTCGCGCTTGCCCATGATCGCCGCTTCGGTCAGCACGCGAGTCGTTTCCTGGAACGACGCCGCCGAGATGAACGAATCGGTCGAGAGCGAAGCCTTCGTGATACCGAGCAGCACGTTCTCGTACGTCGCCGGACGCTTGTCTTCCGCGATCATGCGGTCGTTCTCGTCGAGCATGTCCGACCGCTCGACTTGTTCGCCCGGAATGAAGCGCGTATCGCCGTTGTCGACGATCTGCACGCGGCGCAGCATCTGACGCACGATCACTTCGATGTGCTTGTCGTTGATCTTCACGCCTTGCAGACGGTACACGTCCTGCACTTCGTCCACGATGTAGCGCGACAACGCCTCGATACCCTGCAGACGCAGGATGTCGTGCGGATCCGCAGGACCGTCGACGATCATTTCGCCCTTGTTGACGACCTGACCATCGTGCACCAGCACCTGCTTTTCCTTCGCGATCAGGAACTCGTGCTGATTGCCCTCGAGGTCCGTGATGACGAGACGCTGCTTGCCCTTCGTGTCCTTACCGAACGACGTCGTGCCCGTGACTTCCGCCAGAATGCCGGCGTCCTTCGGCGAGCGCGCTTCGAACAGTTCGGCCACGCGCGGCAGACCACCGGTAATGTCACGCGTCTTCTGCGCTTCAACCGGGATACGCGCCAGCACTTCACCGACCTGCACTTGCTGACCATCCTTCACGGTGATCAGTGCGCCGACCTGGAAGCCGATCTGCACCGAATGCTCGGTGTTCGGGATCTTCACTTCCTCGCCGTTCGCGTCGAGCAGCTTGACCTGCGGACGCACGCTCTTGCCGGCCTGCGAGCCGCGGCGCTTCGCGTCGATCACGACGAGCGTCGAAAGACCGGTCACGTCGTCGATCTGCTTGGCGACCGTCACGCCTTCCTCGACGTTTTCGAACTTCACCGTACCGCCCCACTCGGTGATGATCGGACGCGTCAGCGGATCCCATTGCGCGAGTTGCGAGCCGGCCTTGATCGTGGCGCCGTCGAGTTGCAGCAGCGTCGCGCCGTACGGGATCTTGTGACGCTCACGCTCGCGACCGAGGTCGTCCGCGATGATCGCTTCGCCCGAACGCGAAATGACGACCTGCTCGCCCTTCGCGTTGGTCACGTAGCGCATCGTGGCCGTGAAACGCACCGTACCGTTGCTCTTCGCTTCCACCGTCGATGCAACCGCCGCACGCGATGCCGCACCACCGATGTGGAACGTACGCATGGTCAGCTGCGTGCCCGGCTCACCGATCGACTGCGCCGCGATCACGCCGACTGCTTCGCCGACATTCACGCGCGAGCCACGGCCAAGGTCGCGGCCGTAGCACGCGGCGCACAGGCCGTAGCGCGTTTCGCAGGTCAGCGGCGTGCGCACACGCACTTCGTCGATGCCGAGACGCTCGATCTCTTCCACCGCGTCTTCGTCGAGCAGATCGCCCGACGCAAACAGCGTTTCCTGCGTCTCAGGATTGACGACGTCCGCCACCGCCACACGACCGAGAATACGGTCACGCAGCGCTTCGACGACTTCACCGCCTTCGACCAACGCCTTCATTGCAACGCCGTTCGACGTACCGCAATCGTCTTCGACCACGACCAGATCCTGCGTCACGTCCACGAGACGACGCGTCAGGTAACCCGAGTTCGCCGTCTTCAGTGCCGTATCCGCCAGACCCTTACGCGCGCCGTGCGTCGAGATGAAGTACTGCAGCACGTTCAGGCCTTCGCGGAAGTTCGCGGTAATCGGCGTCTCGATAATCGAGCCGTCCGGCTTCGCCATCAGGCCGCGCATACCGGCCAACTGACGAATCTGCACCGCGGAACCACGCGCGCCTGAGTCGGCCATCATGTAGATGGAGTTGAACGACTCCTGCTTCGTCTCGTTGCCGTCACGGTCGATGACCGGTTCGGTTGCGAGCTGTTCCATCATCGCCTTGCCGACGCTTTCCGACGTTGCCGACCAGATGTCGACCACGTTGTTGTAGCGTTCCTGCGCGGTGACGAGACCCGACATGTACTGACGGTCGTACTCCTTCACCTTCTTCGCTGCGTCGCCGACGATCGTCTCTTTCTGCGGCGGCACGAGCATGTCGTCCACGCAAATCGAGATGCCGGCGCGCGTCGCGAGGCGGAAGCCCATCTGCATCAGCTGGTCGGCGAAGATCACCGTTTCGCGCAGACCGCACTTGCGGAACGCCGTGTTGATCAGGCGCGAGATTTCCTTCTTCTTCAGCGGCTTGTTCAGCACCGAGAACGGCAGGCCCGGCGGCAGAATCTCCGACAGGATCGAGCGGCCGACGGTCGTTGCGTACAGCGTGACCTTCGGCACGAACTTCGGCGCGCCTTCGCTCGTGTCTTCGTTCGCCACCATTTCGGTGATACGCACGTTGACGCGCGAGGCCAGCTCGACTTCCTTGTTCTCGTACGCGCGGATCACTTCCGACACGCCCGTGAACGTGAGGCCTTCGCCCTTGCCGTTGATGGCTTCACGCGATGCGTAATACAGGCCGAGCACGATATCCTGCGACGGCACGATCGACGGATCGCCGTTGGCCGGGAACAGGACGTTGTTCGACGCCAGCATCAGCGTGCGCGCTTCCATCTGCGCTTCGAGCGACAGCGGCACGTGAACGGCCATCTGGTCACCGTCGAAGTCGGCGTTGAACGCCGCGCAAACGAGCGGGTGCAGCTGGATTGCCTTACCTTCGATCAGCACCGGCTCGAAAGCCTGAATGCCGAGACGGTGCAGCGTCGGCGCGCGGTTCAGCATGACCGGATGCTCGCGGATCACCTCTTCGAGGATGTCCCACACCACCGGCGTCTGGTTCTCGACTTCCTTCTTCGCAGCCTTGATGGTGGTAGCGACACCCATCACTTCCAGCTTGTTGAAGATGAACGGCTTGAACAGTTCGAGCGCCATCAGCTTCGGCAGGCCGCACTGATGCAGCTTGAGCGTCGGGCCGACCACGATCACCGAACGGCCCGAGTAGTCCACGCGCTTACCGAGCAGGTTCTGACGGAAACGACCGCCCTTACCCTTGATCATGTCAGCGAGCGACTTCAGCGGACGCTTGTTCGCGCCGGTCATGGCCTTACCGCGACGGCCGTTGTCGAGCAGCGAATCGACGGCTTCCTGCAGCATCCGCTTTTCGTTGCGGACGATGATTTCAGGCGCCTTCAGTTCGAGCAGACGCTTCAACCGGTTGTTACGGTTGATGACGCGGCGATACAGGTCGTTCAGGTCCGACGTCGCGAAACGGCCGCCGTCGAGCGGCACGAGCGGACGCAGTTCCGGCGGCAGCACCGGCAGCACTTCGAGCACCATCCAGTCAGGCTTGATGCCCGAACGCTGGAAAGCCTCGAGCACCTTCAGGCGCTTCGCGTACTTCTTGATCTTCGCTTCGGAACCCGTGTTCTTGAGCTCGGTGCGCAGCAGTTCGACCTGCTCGTCGATGTTGATCGAACGCAGCAGTTCGCGCACGCCTTCCGCGCCCATTTCGGCACGGAATTCGTCACCGTACTCTTCGACCTTGTTGTAGTAATCCTCTTCCGTCATGATCTGCCGCGCTTTCAGCGGCGTCATGCCCGGATCGATGACCACGTATGCCTCGAAGTACAGCACGCGCTCGATGTCGCGCAGCGTCATGTCGAGCACCATGCCCAGACGCGACGGCAGCGACTTCAAAAACCAGATGTGCGCGACCGGCGAAGCCAGTTCGATGTGGCCCATGCGCTCGCGGCGCACCTTCGCCAGCGTCACCTCGACGCCGCACTTCTCGCAGATCACGCCACGGTGCTTCAGGCGCTTGTACTTGCCGCACAGGCACTCGTAGTCCTTGATCGGCCCGAAAATCTTCGCGCAAAACAGACCATCCCGCTCCGGCTTGAACGTGCGGTAGTTGATGGTCTCCGGCTTCTTCACTTCGCCGAACGACCACGAACGGATCTTGTCGGGCGACGCGAGGCCGATCTTGATCGCATCAAAAACTTCTTCTTGTTGGACTTGCTTGAATAGATCGAGCAGAGCTTTCATTGCTTTCTCTCCGTAGTCCGATTAGTTGCGGTCGAGATCGATGTCGATACCGAGCGAGCGGATTTCCTTCACCAACACGTTGAAGGATTCCGGCATGCCGGCGTCGATCACGTGATCGCCCTTGACGAGGTTCTCATACACCTTCGTCCGGCCCGTCACGTCGTCCGACTTGACCGTCAGCATTTCCTGCAGCACATACGATGCGCCATACGCCTCGAGCGCCCACACTTCCATTTCACCGAAACGCTGGCCACCGAACTGCGCCTTACCACCCAGCGGCTGCTGCGTGACGAGCGAGTACGGACCGGTCGAACGCGCGTGCATCTTGTCGTCGACCAGGTGGTGCAGCTTCAGATAGTGCATGTAGCCGACCGTGACCTTGCGCTCGAACGGCTCGCCCGTGCGGCCGTCGTGCAACTGCACCTGGTTCTTCGACGCATTCATGCCGAGGTTCTGCGCCACGTCGTCCGGGAACGCTAGGTCCAGCGCGCGCGACATTTCGTCCTCCGTCGCGCCGTCGAACACCGGCGTCGCGAACGGCACGCCTTCGCGCAGGTTCTTCGCCAGCTCCACGATTTCGTCGTCCGAGAAGCCTTCCAGCTCTTCCTTGCGGCCCGACTCGTTGTAGATCTGCGTGAGGAACTGACGCAATTCTTCGATCTTCGCCTGACGCTGCATCATCTCGCCGATGCGCCAGCCGAGACCCTTCGCGGCCCAGCCCAGATGCACTTCGAGAATCTGACCCACGTTCATCCGCGACGGCACGCCGAGCGGATTCAGCACGACGTCGGCCGGACGGCCATCGGCCATGTACGGCATGTCTTCGATCGGCACGATCTTCGACACGACACCCTTGTTACCGTGACGGCCCGCCATCTTGTCGCCAGGCTGCAAGCGACGCTTCACGGCGAGATACACCTTGACCATCTTGAGCACGCCCGGCGGCAGTTCGTCGCCTTGCGTGAGCTTCTTGCGCTTCTCTTCGAACGCTAGGTCGAACTGGTGACGCTTCTGCTCGATCGAATCCTTGATGGCTTCGAGCTGCGCCGCTGCTTCTTCGTCCGCGAGGCGGATGTCGAACCAGTGGTAGTGGTCGAGGTCTTCGAGGTACGCGAGGTCGATCTTCGTGCCCTTCGCGAGCTTCTTCGGACCGCCGTTCGCGACCTTGCCGTTCAGCATACGCGCGAGACGCGAGAACGCGTCGCCTTCCACGATACGAAGCTGGTCGTTCAGGTCCAGGCGGTAACGCTTCAGTTCATCGTCGATGATCTGTTGCGCGCGCTTGTCGCGCGTGATGCCTTCGCGCGTGAACACCTGCACGTCGATGACGGTGCCGCTCATGCCCGAGGGCACGCGCAGCGACGTGTCCTTCACGTCCGATGCCTTCTCGCCGAAGATCGCGCGCAGCAGCTTTTCTTCCGGCGTCAGCTGGGTTTCGCCCTTCGGCGTGACCTTGCCGACGAGCACGTCGCCCGCTTCGACTTCCGCGCCGATGTACACGATGCCCGACTCGTCGAGACGGCCAAGCTGCACTTCCGCGAGGTTCGAAATGTCGCGCGTGATTTCTTCCGGTCCGAGCTTCGTGTCGCGAGCAACGACGTTCAGTTCTTCGATGTGGATCGACGTGTAACGATCGTCCGCGACGACCTTCTCCGAGATCAGGATCGAGTCTTCGAAGTTGTAGCCGTTCCACGGCATGAACGCGACCAGCATGTTCTGGCCGAGCGCGAGCTCGCCCAGATCCGTCGAGGCGCCGTCGGCCAGCACGTCGCCGCGCGAGACCTTGTCGCCCATCTTCACGATCGGACGCTGGTTGATGTTCGTGTTCTGGTTCGAACGCGTGTACTTGATCAGGTTGTAGATGTCCACGCCGACATCGCCGGCGACGGCTTCATCGTCGTTCACGCGAATCACGATACGGCCCGCGTCCACGTAATCCACGACACCGCCACGCATGGCCTGAACCGTCGTGCCCGAGTCGACCGCCACGGTACGCTCGATGCCCGTACCGACGACCGGCTTTTCCGGACGCAGACACGGCACGGCCTGACGCTGCATGTTCGAGCCCATCAACGCGCGGTTCGCGTCGTCGTGCTCGAGGAACGGAATCAGCGATGCCGCGACCGACACGATCTGCGACGGCGCCACGTCCATGTACTGGATGCGGTCCGGCGTGACCATCAGCGTTTCGCCGGCTTCACGCGACGAGACGAGTTCGTCGGTCAGCGTGCCGTCTTCGGCCACTGCCGCGTTCGCCTGCGCGATCACGTAACGGCCTTCTTCGATCGCTGACAGGTAGTCGATCTGGTCCGTCACCTTGCCGTCCACGACCTTGCGATACGGCGTTTCGAGGAAGCCGTATTCGTTCAGGTGCGCGT
Proteins encoded:
- the rpoB gene encoding DNA-directed RNA polymerase subunit beta; protein product: MQYSFTEKKRIRKSFAKRPIVHQVPFLLATQLESFQTFLQAETSSSQRKAEGLQAAFTSVFPIVSHNGFARLEFVSYMLSPPAFNIKECQQRGLTYCSALRAKVRLVLLDKESPSKPVVKEVKEQEVYMGEIPLMTPTGSFVINGTERVIVSQLHRSPGVFFEHDKGKTHSSGKLLFSARIIPYRGSWLDFEFDPKDVLYFRVDRRRKMPVTILLKAIGLTPEQILANFFVFDNFALMSEGAQMEFVPERLRGEVARFDIQDREGNVIVTKDKRINAKHIRDLENAKTKFISVPEEYLLGRVLAKNVIDPETGEVIANANEEITETVLEKLREAKVKEIQTLYTNDLDQGPYISSTLRIDETADKMAARIAIYRMMRPGEPPTEEAVEALFNRLFYSEDAYDLSKVGRMKFNRRVGRDEIIGPMTLQDDDILATIKILVELRNGKGEVDDIDHLGNRRVRCVGELAENQFRAGLVRVERAVKERLGQAESENLMPHDLINSKPISSAIREFFGSSQLSQFMDQTNPLSEITHKRRVSALGPGGLTRERAGFEVRDVHPTHYGRVCPIETPEGPNIGLINSLALYAHLNEYGFLETPYRKVVDGKVTDQIDYLSAIEEGRYVIAQANAAVAEDGTLTDELVSSREAGETLMVTPDRIQYMDVAPSQIVSVAASLIPFLEHDDANRALMGSNMQRQAVPCLRPEKPVVGTGIERTVAVDSGTTVQAMRGGVVDYVDAGRIVIRVNDDEAVAGDVGVDIYNLIKYTRSNQNTNINQRPIVKMGDKVSRGDVLADGASTDLGELALGQNMLVAFMPWNGYNFEDSILISEKVVADDRYTSIHIEELNVVARDTKLGPEEITRDISNLAEVQLGRLDESGIVYIGAEVEAGDVLVGKVTPKGETQLTPEEKLLRAIFGEKASDVKDTSLRVPSGMSGTVIDVQVFTREGITRDKRAQQIIDDELKRYRLDLNDQLRIVEGDAFSRLARMLNGKVANGGPKKLAKGTKIDLAYLEDLDHYHWFDIRLADEEAAAQLEAIKDSIEQKRHQFDLAFEEKRKKLTQGDELPPGVLKMVKVYLAVKRRLQPGDKMAGRHGNKGVVSKIVPIEDMPYMADGRPADVVLNPLGVPSRMNVGQILEVHLGWAAKGLGWRIGEMMQRQAKIEELRQFLTQIYNESGRKEELEGFSDDEIVELAKNLREGVPFATPVFDGATEDEMSRALDLAFPDDVAQNLGMNASKNQVQLHDGRTGEPFERKVTVGYMHYLKLHHLVDDKMHARSTGPYSLVTQQPLGGKAQFGGQRFGEMEVWALEAYGASYVLQEMLTVKSDDVTGRTKVYENLVKGDHVIDAGMPESFNVLVKEIRSLGIDIDLDRN
- the recQ gene encoding DNA helicase RecQ, producing the protein MSRPLQILNEVFGYPAFRGQQAEIVEHVANGGDSLVLMPTGGGKSLCYQIPSLVRKEAGFGAGIVVSPLIALMQDQVAALTELGVRAAYLNSTLSGAEAAATERALRNGSIDLLYVAPERLMTPRFLELLESSPVGLFAIDEAHCVSQWGHDFRPEYIQLSVLHERFPNVPRIALTATADAITRDEIVHRLALDDARIFVSSFDRPNIRYRIVEKDNARSQLLDFIRAEHTNKDGTTDAGVVYCLSRRKVEETADWLKGQGVRALPYHAGMEFETRQKHQEMFQREEGIVMCATIAFGMGIDKPDVRFVAHLDLPKSVEGYYQETGRAGRDGLPANAWMAYGLGDVVQQRKMIDESDADDAHKRVQTGKLDALLGLCEAATCRRVRLLAYFGETSTPCGNCDTCLEPPASWDATREAQMALSCVYRAQKASGFHFGAGHLIDILRGTRSEKVLQRGHDKLSTFGVGASLSEPEWRAVFRQLVAFGFLAVDHDGFGALVLTDASKPVLKGEERVTLRKYVKPVRNRQSSGRTGERADPTAGMSPREKARWDRLRTWRAETAKTDGVPAYVIFHDATLAEIARSDPDTIEDLRHIPGIGVRKLERFGDELLDVVGAD
- the rpoC gene encoding DNA-directed RNA polymerase subunit beta', with translation MKALLDLFKQVQQEEVFDAIKIGLASPDKIRSWSFGEVKKPETINYRTFKPERDGLFCAKIFGPIKDYECLCGKYKRLKHRGVICEKCGVEVTLAKVRRERMGHIELASPVAHIWFLKSLPSRLGMVLDMTLRDIERVLYFEAYVVIDPGMTPLKARQIMTEEDYYNKVEEYGDEFRAEMGAEGVRELLRSINIDEQVELLRTELKNTGSEAKIKKYAKRLKVLEAFQRSGIKPDWMVLEVLPVLPPELRPLVPLDGGRFATSDLNDLYRRVINRNNRLKRLLELKAPEIIVRNEKRMLQEAVDSLLDNGRRGKAMTGANKRPLKSLADMIKGKGGRFRQNLLGKRVDYSGRSVIVVGPTLKLHQCGLPKLMALELFKPFIFNKLEVMGVATTIKAAKKEVENQTPVVWDILEEVIREHPVMLNRAPTLHRLGIQAFEPVLIEGKAIQLHPLVCAAFNADFDGDQMAVHVPLSLEAQMEARTLMLASNNVLFPANGDPSIVPSQDIVLGLYYASREAINGKGEGLTFTGVSEVIRAYENKEVELASRVNVRITEMVANEDTSEGAPKFVPKVTLYATTVGRSILSEILPPGLPFSVLNKPLKKKEISRLINTAFRKCGLRETVIFADQLMQMGFRLATRAGISICVDDMLVPPQKETIVGDAAKKVKEYDRQYMSGLVTAQERYNNVVDIWSATSESVGKAMMEQLATEPVIDRDGNETKQESFNSIYMMADSGARGSAVQIRQLAGMRGLMAKPDGSIIETPITANFREGLNVLQYFISTHGARKGLADTALKTANSGYLTRRLVDVTQDLVVVEDDCGTSNGVAMKALVEGGEVVEALRDRILGRVAVADVVNPETQETLFASGDLLDEDAVEEIERLGIDEVRVRTPLTCETRYGLCAACYGRDLGRGSRVNVGEAVGVIAAQSIGEPGTQLTMRTFHIGGAASRAAVASTVEAKSNGTVRFTATMRYVTNAKGEQVVISRSGEAIIADDLGRERERHKIPYGATLLQLDGATIKAGSQLAQWDPLTRPIITEWGGTVKFENVEEGVTVAKQIDDVTGLSTLVVIDAKRRGSQAGKSVRPQVKLLDANGEEVKIPNTEHSVQIGFQVGALITVKDGQQVQVGEVLARIPVEAQKTRDITGGLPRVAELFEARSPKDAGILAEVTGTTSFGKDTKGKQRLVITDLEGNQHEFLIAKEKQVLVHDGQVVNKGEMIVDGPADPHDILRLQGIEALSRYIVDEVQDVYRLQGVKINDKHIEVIVRQMLRRVQIVDNGDTRFIPGEQVERSDMLDENDRMIAEDKRPATYENVLLGITKASLSTDSFISAASFQETTRVLTEAAIMGKRDDLRGLKENVIVGRLIPAGTGLAFHKARKSKESADRERFDQIAAEEAFDFGTPEAPATEQQPHTNE